A single Ischnura elegans chromosome 13 unlocalized genomic scaffold, ioIscEleg1.1 SUPER_13_unloc_4, whole genome shotgun sequence DNA region contains:
- the LOC124173087 gene encoding uncharacterized protein LOC124173087 — protein sequence MLSLLFLGSDSDEMASSTSEWSAHQTPGKPSERKESSEISGDDEDSSSEGSNNFSDSYSFSESFSESENEPSTESFQYLGGEKIYCGSSITVLESAVMMMSLFLHFKISYECMSKIIDLLIFHLPKENKVVKSMYSLKMFFNLGSFDPKRFCNNCGKEVLPDGNCCNCPNAKFSNFLICPVEMQIRTLFKRNDFAYGISQNYHSNKKTSSTLENVTHGSLYNQFKHVLSGVFDFTVMLYTDGMQLYKSTKLSVWPILFVINELPYHIRYLPQNIIFGGLWYRPQKPNFSAYTLPMLKIFSSLRYRIEVILPCGDVTKVRCILLNGIADLPAKALLLNLKNFNGFFRCPKCLIKGEKITLAGRKKSFVYKNSVNLTLRTHKESLNHCEEAERTQKPVFGFKGRNAISRICPDFIRGMGIDTMHSVFGGVYLNLVRFVKQLEIFYGPQFMSANVHSLLHLANNVRDLGPAFETSCFPLESLLGTMKKFVSGTQYAELKIIESFHMMQKLPLYVSQLEYNSSSKKFVDSLYSSKKKMEEINGESFVMGKLQEISTVSSFLLSAMGNHLDIHNASVPKVWVFGRLQKGKDLIISRSYIKRARCCPSLVLAKNNSFYMVETFIKFKKCHCTTVCHCESHYYAVVTECHRMRINNVPLNPFITELCVSNEPTSLNVDEILELCVLIKVENKLYCSRRLNTVEKE from the exons ATGTTGTCTCTATTATTCTTAGGTAGTGATTCAGATGAGATGGCATCCAGTACATCAGAATGGAGTGCACATCAAACTCCAG GTAAACCCTCGGAGAGAAAAGAATCGAGTGAAATTTCTGGTGACGATGAGGACTCTAGCTCTGAAGGCTCTAACAATTTCTCGGACAGTTATAGCTTTTCAGAAAGCTTTTCTGAAAGTGAAAATGAACCAAGTACCGAAAGCTTTCAGTACTTAGGTGGTGAAAAAATTTACTGTGGGTCAAGTATAACAGTTCTTGAGAGTGCTGTTATGATGATGtctctttttctccattttaaaatatcatatgaaTGCATGTCCAAAATCATTGACTTATTGATTTTCCATCTTCCAAAGGAGAACAAGGTTGTTAAGAGTATGTACtcactaaaaatgtttttcaacctGGGTAGTTTTGATCCAAAGAGGTTTTGTAATAATTGTGGTAAAGAAGTTCTGCCAGATGGTAATTGTTGTAATTGTCCAAATGCAAAGTTTTCTAATTTTCTAATTTGCCCAGTTGAAATGCAAATAAGGACCTTGTTTAAAAGAAACGATTTTGCTTATGGTATATCACAGAATTATCATAGTAACAAGAAAACCTCATCTACGCTGGAAAATGTCACTCATGGATCTCTTTACAATCAGTTCAAGCATGTCCTTAGTGGTGTTTTTGACTTCACTGTTATGCTCTACACTGATGGAATGCAGTTGTATAAGTCAACAAAGTTGTCTGTCTGGCCAATTTTGTTTGTTATCAATGAGCTCCCATACCACATTCGGTACTTACCACAGAATATCATTTTTGGTGGCCTTTGGTATAGGCCTCAAAAGCCAAATTTTTCTGCCTACACGCTTCCCATGCTCAAAATATTCTCCTCTCTCAGATATAGAATTGAAGTAATTTTGCCCTGTGGTGATGTCACTAAAGTGAGATGCATTTTATTGAATGGAATTGCTGACCTCCCAGCTAAAGCATTACTTTTAAACTTAAAGAATTTCAATGGATTCTTTAGATGCCCTAAATGTCTAATTAAGGGCGAAAAAATAACATTAGcaggcagaaaaaaatcatttgtttataagaattctgtaaatCTCACATTGCGAACACATAAAGAGTCTTTAAATCACTGTGAAGAGGCTGAAAGAACCCAGAAGCCTGTGTTTGGATTTAAAGGCAGAAATGCAATTTCAAGAATTTGTCCTGATTTCATAAGAGGAATGGGTATCGATACCATGCATTCGGTCTTTGGGGGTGTGT ATTTGAATCTAGTAAGGTTTGTGAAGcagcttgaaatattttatgggCCTCAGTTTATGTCTGCAAATGTCCATTCCCTGCTGCATTTAGCAAATAATGTCAGAGACTTGGGTCCTGCATTTGAAACGTCATGTTTCCCCTTGGAATCTTTACTGGGTACCATGAAAAAGTTTGTAAGTGGTACTCAATATGCAGAACTGAAAATTATTGAGTCATTTCATATGATGCAGAAGTTGCCCCTTTATGTCTCTCAGTTAGAATATAACTCCTCGAGCAAAAAATTTGTGGACAGTCTATATTCGTCcaaaaagaaaatggaagaaataaatggagAGAGTTTTGTCATGGGCAAACTGCAAGAGATTTCTACAGTTTCCTCATTTTTGCTGAGTGCTATGGGAAATCATTTAGACATACATAATGCTTCTGTTCCAAAAGTTTGGGTATTTGGGCGGCTCCAGAAGGGAAAAGATTTAATAATCAGTAGGAGTTACATCAAAAGGGCTAGATGCTGTCCTTCCCTGGTCTTAGCAAAGAATAATTCCTTCTACATGGTTGAAACTTTCATTAAGTTCAAAAAGTGCCACTGCACCACTGTATGCCACTGTGAGAGTCATTATTATGCTGTTGTTACTGAATGCCATCGTATGAGAATAAACAATGTTCCTTTGAACCCCTTTATTACAGAGTTGTGTGTGTCTAATGAACCAACAAGTTTGAATGTAGATGAAATATTAGAGTTATGTGTCCTTATTAAGGTTGAGAACAAACTATACTGTTCAAGACGCCTAAATACAgttgaaaaggaataa